In Streptomyces sp. 71268, the DNA window CGCCCGGCGCCTCCCGCCCGAGCACCCGCACGGCCGCCACGCGGGGCGCGCCCTCGGTCAGGGTGCCGGTCTTGTCCAGGGCCACCTGGTCCACCTCGCCCAGCCGCTCCATCACCACCGCGGACTTCACCAGCACGCCGTGCCGGCCCGCGTTGGCGATCGCCGACAGCAGCGGCGGCATGGTGGCCAGGACCACCGCGCACGGCGAGGCCACGATCATGAACGTCATGGCGCGCAGCAGCGTCTCGGTGAACTCCGCGCCGAGCGCCAGCGGGACGGCGAACAGCGCCAGGGTGGCCACGACGACGCCGACCGAGTAGCGCTGCTCGACCTTCTCGATGAACAACTGGGTCGGCGCCTTGGTCTCGCTGGCCTCCTCGACCATGGCCACGATCCGGGCGATGACGAAGTCCCCGGGGTCGCGGTCAACGCGTACGCGCAGCGCGCCCGTGCCGTTCAGCGTGCCCGCGAACGCCTCGTCGCCAGGGCGTTTGGCCACCGGTAGCGGTTCGCCGGTGATGGTGGCCTGGTCCACGTCGCTGGCGCCCTCGACCACCGTGCCGTCGGCCGGCAGCCGTTCGCCCGGGCGCACCACCACCGTGTCACCGACCCGCAACTCGGCGACCCCCACGCGCTGTTCGGTGCCGTCGGCGGTCAGTCGCAGGGCGGTGGCCGGAGCCAGGTCGAGCAGGCCGCGCACCGAATCGGCCGTGCGCCGGGTGGCCAGCGCCTCCAGGGCGCCGGAGGTGGCGAAGATGACGATCAGCAGCCCGCCGTCCAGGAACTGGCCGATGCTCGCCGCGCCCAGCGCGGCGACCACCATCAGCAGGTCGACGTCGAGGGTCCTGGCGCGCAGCGCCACCAGGCCCGCGTGGCCCGGCTCCCAGCCGCCCGCCGCGTAGCACACCGCGTAGAGCGGGCCCCACGTCCAGGCGGGGGCGCCGGCCAGGTCCAGGGGGAAGGCCAGCGCGAAGGCGAGCGCGGCGAGCGCGGCCCAGCGCACCTCGGGCAGCGCGGTCAGGCGGGTCGGGCGCGGTGGTGGCGGGCCACCCGGGGCGGCGGGGGAGGGGAGGCGGTGCTCGTCGACGAGCTGAGCTGCCATGGCGGCGTACCTCTTCGCGGGCCGGGAAACGGACGGGGTCCCCCCACCATAGCCGAACACATGAAGAGATCTTCAAGTGTTTGCGTAGGGTCGCGACTACGATGACCCGTATGGGACACGGAGCTAACGGAGCAAGGGGTGAGACCACCCCGGTGGAACTGCTCGACGCGGATTCCGCCGCCACCATCGCCGCCACGCTCCAGGCCCTGGCGACGCCGTCGCGGCTGATGATCCTCACCCGGCTGCGGCAGGGGCCCTGCCCGGTGACCGAACTGGCCGAAGCCGTCGGCATGGAGCAGTCCGCCGTCTCCCACCAACTGCGCCTGCTGCGCGCCCTCGGCCTGGTCACCGGCTCCCGGCAGGGCCGACGCATCGTCTACAGCCTCTACGACCACCACGTCGCCCAGCTCCTGGACGAGGCGGTCTACCACATCGAGCACCTGCGCCTCGGCGCCCGCGACCTGCCCTGACCCGCCGCGCGCCCGGTCTTGGCGCCCCTCCGCAGGCCCGCCTCGGGTCGCGAGCCCGGACACGCAGCCCAGTCGCCCGTGGTGCTCCCCGGTCACCGGACGCCGTCAGCGACGGGAGGCGTCGGCGGCCCGCCCGTACGTCAGCCGCCGCAACGCCGCCTCGGCCGGCCCGCGCCGCCCCGCCCGCTCCAGCCCGTACGCCACCACCGCGCTCAGCAGCCACACGCCGACGGCGAAGGCCGCCATCCCGGCGCTGCCGAGCCCGGCGCCCAGGCCAAGGCCCCAGGCGGCGAGCAGCGGCGCGAAGACCAGCGAGTGCCCGAGGTAGCAGGACAGGGACCGCTTGCCGACGGCGCGCACCGCGCGCATCACCCGCCCGTGCCGAGGGCGGCGCGCGAGGCGGTCGGCCAGCAGGCCGAACAGCGCCACGTACCCGAGGCCGCCGGCGAGCCCGGTGCCGTCGAGGACCAGGCGCAGCGCGCCCTCCTCGGACACCGCCTCGCCCGGCACGTCGAGCGCGCCGACGTGGGCGAGGGCCGAGGGCAGCGAGCCCGCCAGGCTGATCGTCAGGCCCACGGCGGCCGTCCAACCCAGCAGCGCGCGGTGCCGGTGCGGCTCTTCGAGCACCCGCCGTCGCGCCGCCCAGAACCCGAGCAGCACGGCCGCGTGCGAGGCGAAGGACAGCACCGGGCCGAGCGAGGTGATGAACGACCAGGTGAGCAGCCGCGTGCCGGCCGCGGCGAGCACGCTCTCCTCGCCCGAGGCGTACGCGTCGGACGACGGGTCGCCGCCCGTGCTGCCCAGGGCGCCGAGGTCGCCGCTGGCCACGGCCACAAGCCCGGGCGTCATCAGCGCGATCGACAGCCCGGCGGCTACCCCCGCCGCGATCAGCACCGTGCGGTCGCTCCGGCGCAGGAACAGCCCGCCGATCAACAGGCACACCACGCCGTAGAAGCCGATGATGTCGCCGCCGAGCAGCAGCGCGGCGTGCGCGAAGCCGAACGCCACCAACCACAGGCCCCGGCGGCGCAGCAGCCCGGCCGCGGCGCGCTCGCTGGAGCCGGCCGCGCGCTGGCGCAGCAGGAGTTGGGTCATCCCGTAGCCGAAGAGGAACGCGAAGAGCGGGTTGACCCGCAGGTCCACCACCGTGATGAGCAGGAACTGCGTGACCCGGTCGAGCACGGACCCCTCGTCGGGGTGCCAGCCGGACGGGCCGTGCCGCGCGTCCCAGAGGTGGAAGACCGTGTTGGACAACACGATCATGAGCAGCATCGTGCCGCGCGCGAGGTCGGGGGCCAGGCTGCGCTCGGCGTCGCGTACGCCGCCGCGTGCGGGCCGCCGGGAGGTGCCGTGCGCGGCGGACGCCGGGGGCGGCGCGGTGGGTGCGGTGGTGTCCGGCGGGGTTGCCGCGGCCACGTCGGCCGGCCGGAGCGCGCTGGTGTCATCCATGATCCGCACGCTAGGAACGGGGCCGTGGGTGGGGCATCGGCCATCGGTCGCGCGGCCGGTGACTTAAGTAGCCGGCCGGCGCCGGTCCTGTCGCCGAACGGAGCGGTGGCGGGCGGGGAGTTGGGCCGTGGCGGCGGTGTCGCTGTCACCGCCCCGCCGCCACCACCCACTGCGCGGCGGCGCGCCGGCGCCCCGGCGCGTCAGGGGAGCCGGGCCTCGACGCGGGCGAGTTGGGCGGCGAGGGCCTCCTCGAACGCGGCGCGGCGGTCCGCCCCGAGGGGGCGGATGTCGCGGGCGAAGTGGGCCAGGGCGGGGAAGCGTTCGGGGTCGGCGCCGAGCACCGCGACGCGGAACTGCTCCAAGCCCTGTTCGTACTCCTTGGCGCC includes these proteins:
- a CDS encoding metalloregulator ArsR/SmtB family transcription factor produces the protein MGHGANGARGETTPVELLDADSAATIAATLQALATPSRLMILTRLRQGPCPVTELAEAVGMEQSAVSHQLRLLRALGLVTGSRQGRRIVYSLYDHHVAQLLDEAVYHIEHLRLGARDLP
- a CDS encoding DUF418 domain-containing protein, coding for MDDTSALRPADVAAATPPDTTAPTAPPPASAAHGTSRRPARGGVRDAERSLAPDLARGTMLLMIVLSNTVFHLWDARHGPSGWHPDEGSVLDRVTQFLLITVVDLRVNPLFAFLFGYGMTQLLLRQRAAGSSERAAAGLLRRRGLWLVAFGFAHAALLLGGDIIGFYGVVCLLIGGLFLRRSDRTVLIAAGVAAGLSIALMTPGLVAVASGDLGALGSTGGDPSSDAYASGEESVLAAAGTRLLTWSFITSLGPVLSFASHAAVLLGFWAARRRVLEEPHRHRALLGWTAAVGLTISLAGSLPSALAHVGALDVPGEAVSEEGALRLVLDGTGLAGGLGYVALFGLLADRLARRPRHGRVMRAVRAVGKRSLSCYLGHSLVFAPLLAAWGLGLGAGLGSAGMAAFAVGVWLLSAVVAYGLERAGRRGPAEAALRRLTYGRAADASRR
- a CDS encoding heavy metal translocating P-type ATPase, whose translation is MAAQLVDEHRLPSPAAPGGPPPPRPTRLTALPEVRWAALAALAFALAFPLDLAGAPAWTWGPLYAVCYAAGGWEPGHAGLVALRARTLDVDLLMVVAALGAASIGQFLDGGLLIVIFATSGALEALATRRTADSVRGLLDLAPATALRLTADGTEQRVGVAELRVGDTVVVRPGERLPADGTVVEGASDVDQATITGEPLPVAKRPGDEAFAGTLNGTGALRVRVDRDPGDFVIARIVAMVEEASETKAPTQLFIEKVEQRYSVGVVVATLALFAVPLALGAEFTETLLRAMTFMIVASPCAVVLATMPPLLSAIANAGRHGVLVKSAVVMERLGEVDQVALDKTGTLTEGAPRVAAVRVLGREAPGGGAADTSVAAARDTALALAAAAEQPSEHPLARAVVDAARERGLTLEPAREFASAPGSGVRAVVAGREVRVGSPAATLGERARAAAVTEDAPAVTEAAPEVAEAWRVVDEEEGAGRTAVVVLVAGRPVAVLAVEDRTRAGAADAVAALRELTGAEPALLTGDNGRAAARLGAQTGIGDVRADLLPQDKVAAVRAWQEAGRKVLVVGDGVNDAPALAAAHSGIAMGRAGSDLALETADAVVVRDELGTVPAVVALSRRARRVVRQNLVIASVCIGTLVAWDLIGHLPLPLGVAGHEGSTVLVGLNGLRLLRGAAWRRAAA